A region from the Branchiostoma lanceolatum isolate klBraLanc5 chromosome 2, klBraLanc5.hap2, whole genome shotgun sequence genome encodes:
- the LOC136427475 gene encoding GRB2-associated and regulator of MAPK protein-like has translation MGEETMAELTSMAAPVGTEDIFAVKEKIHCHEGLFLTPDLLLDTHKLPQLVKVTHAECEAPGLSKNEILLLHFTYTSKKVMAQSLSEEGGIVVGPELNIPLAYPGRFELLQNQSNVKVFESLQEVVTEDLQSQMPVVRLLVEEDILDNELPPAGVASPEMGRATTHPQQLLCKKGDVITILSTQRKEPPAPVQQPQEIPELQKKGFGHKLKGKFKGKGRRTSQHENKEPEEQRPKLIFTCSNQDGELVTLPGDLKAQFTLKPLEFESGTTYTVENVIDNFKLPQDVKLVHGDCPGEDDEFTGYVRLFHTYRDEVIVGTSVQDDGQISQVEFSINTDIQFSPADLELSENKEILCLFQSNVRTSVLVDSKNMDSFILVMGQPYSSIYQDRTKLFKPADLATYANIGEIAPTNPIYEETPDYQDPDLHKAVVPSAPPMEQSNVVDYYSPVEPPTEKDDSTDTMPKPEIKPRRNKIPPTAIPVLFVGELKKAQESKKTRPPVPPRPKAAVTSATVKSDQDASDDYTDLMGGDYTTLKPITASTVEGPTAFAAFENTVYDTLASEGDQPATGKRASVSVKDLVKQMESVDKTSEIVSYKTPLNIRLALPKEPEEEKDEDTPRSSNPPEEQGEAKRGEYQSPPHVSARSPDELKCQDHSQAYDIPKSPAVQVMSSKPPATGGHIQGTEGRDGSQPRSGQVSVGEDAETDTDYDNVEEIYSEIPTMANPSGKDDHGQSVDPSTWVPPDDLSTLSVSEVTACLRHLNLGNDVIAAFERERIDGALLNDVDETIMTQDMNLRKLDALKILKFTRGWRP, from the coding sequence ATCCTGCTCCTCCATTTCACTTACACCAGTAAAAAGGTAATGGCGCAGAGTTTGAGTGAGGAGGGCGGCATTGTGGTGGGACCGGAGCTGAACATACCTCTCGCCTACCCTGGTCGCTTCGAACTCCTACAAAATCAAAGTAACGTAAAGGTTTTCGAAAGCCTTCAGGAAGTCGTCACGGAGGACTTGCAGTCCCAGATGCCGGTTGTAAGGCTTCTGGTAGAAGAAGACATTCTGGACAATGAACTTCCTCCCGCCGGTGTCGCGTCTCCAGAGATGGGAAGAGCGACCACACATCCACAGCAGCTCCTGTGTAAAAAGGGTGACGTCATAACGATTCTATCTACTCAACGAAAAGAACCACCAGCACCAGTGCAACAGCCTCAAGAGATTCCTGAGCTGCAAAAGAAAGGGTTCGGGCACAAGCTGAAGGGCAAGTTCAAGGGAAAAGGGAGAAGGACTTCCCAGCATGAGAATAAAGAGCCTGAGGAGCAAAGGCCAAAATTGATCTTCACCTGTAGCAACCAAGATGGTGAACTGGTAACCTTGCCTGGAGATCTGAAAGCGCAGTTTACCCTAAAACCGCTGGAGTTCGAGAGCGGCACAACCTACACAGTGGAAAACGTCATTGACAACTTCAAACTGCCGCAGGACGTCAAACTTGTGCACGGAGACTGCCCCGGGGAAGACGACGAGTTCACGGGGTACGTCCGGCTGTTCCACACCTACAGGGATGAAGTGATCGTCGGCACTTCTGTTCAAGACGACGGACAAATTTCCCAGGTCGAGTTTTCTATCAACACGGACATCCAGTTCAGTCCAGCTGACCTAGAACTCTCTGAAAACAAGGAAATTCTGTGCCTTTTTCAGTCCAACGTTCGCACGAGCGTTCTCGTGGACAGTAAGAACATGGATTCGTTCATCCTCGTTATGGGGCAACCATACTCCTCTATATACCAGGACAGAACCAAACTGTTCAAGCCTGCAGATCTCGCGACATACGCAAATATAGGAGAAATCGCCCCAACCAACCCTATATACGAGGAAACTCCCGACTATCAAGATCCGGACTTACACAAGGCAGTGGTCCCTTCAGCGCCTCCTATGGAACAGAGCAACGTTGTTGATTACTACTCTCCCGTCGAACCACCTACAGAAAAGGATGATTCGACAGATACAATGCCTAAGCCTGAAATCAAACCACGAAGGAATAAGATACCTCCAACAGCGATACCTGTATTGTTTGTTGGCGAGCTGAAAAAGGCGCAGGAGTCGAAGAAGACCAGGCCTCCAGTACCGCCGAGACCGAAAGCCGCAGTTACATCGGCGACAGTGAAATCAGACCAAGACGCGAGTGATGACTACACCGACTTAATGGGCGGCGATTACACCACACTCAAGCCAATCACAGCCTCGACTGTTGAAGGTCCCACAGCATTTGCCGCCTTCGAAAATACCGTGTACGACACGCTTGCGTCGGAAGGTGACCAACCAGCCACTGGGAAACGTGCGTCCGTCAGTGTCAAAGACTTGGTCAAGCAGATGGAATCAGTAGACAAAACAAGTGAAATCGTGTCCTACAAAACACCACTCAACATTCGCCTTGCGCTACCGAAGGAACCAgaggaagaaaaagatgaagataCTCCGCGCTCATCCAATCCCCCTGAAGAACAAGGGGAAGCCAAACGAGGAGAGTACCAGTCGCCACCTCATGTTTCCGCGCGGTCACCTGATGAACTGAAATGTCAAGATCATAGCCAAGCCTATGATATCCCGAAGAGCCCAGCCGTACAAGTGATGTCTTCCAAGCCCCCGGCTACTGGTGGCCACATACAAGGTACAGAAGGGAGGGATGGGTCTCAGCCTCGCAGTGGGCAGGTCAGTGTTGGAGAAGACGCGGAAACAGATACTGACTACGATAATGTTGAAGAGATCTACTCTGAGATACCGACAATGGCGAATCCATCGGGGAAAGACGACCATGGACAGTCAGTAGACCCATCAACCTGGGTCCCGCCAGACGACTTGTCAACACTATCCGTCTCGGAAGTGACGGCGTGCCTACGTCACCTTAACCtcggaaatgacgtcatcgcGGCGTTTGAGAGGGAGCGAATAGACGGCGCCCTGTTAAACGACGTGGACGAGACTATCATGACACAGGACATGAACTTGCGCAAGTTAGACGCGCTGAAAATCTTGAAGTTCACACGAGGTTGGAGACCGTGA